CCCTTCACTGAAAAGTCTAGGAGATCGGTATGTCCAGTAACAACCCGCAAACCCTTGAATGGCAAGCCTTGAGCAGTGATCACCACCTGGCGCCGTTCAGCGACTTCAAGCAATTGAAAGAGAAAGGCCCGCGCATCATCACCAAAGCCCACGGCGTGTACCTGTGGGACAGCGAAGGCAACAAGATCCTCGACGGCATGGCCGGCCTGTGGTGCGTGGCGATCGGTTACGGTCGCGATGAACTGGCCGACGCCGCCGCCAAACAGATGAAAGAGCTGCCGTACTACAACCTGTTCTTCCAGACCGCTCACCCGCCGGTGCTGGAACTGGCCAAAGCCATTTCCGACATCGCGCCGGCCGGAATGAACCACGTGTTCTTCACCGGTTCCGGCTCCGAAGGCAACGACACCATGTTGCGCATGGTCCGCCACTACTGGGCGATCAAGGGCCAGCCGAACAAGAAAACCATCATCAGCCGCAAAAATGGCTACCACGGGTCCACTGTGGCCGGCGCCAGCCTGGGCGGCATGACCTATATGCACGAGCAGGGCGACTTGCCGATCCCGGGCATTGTCCATATCGCCCAGCCGTACTGGTTCGGCGAAGGCGGCGACATGAGCCCCGAAGAGTTCGGTGTGTGGGCCGCCAACCAGCTTGAAGAAAAGATCCTGGAAGTGGGCGTGGATAACGTCGGTGCGTTTATTGCCGAACCGATCCAGGGCGCCGGCGGTGTGATCGTGCCGCCCGAGACCTACTGGCCGCGCATCAAAGAGATTCTGGCCAAGTACGACATTCTGTTTATCGCCGACGAAGTGATCTGCGGCTTCGGACGTACCGGCGAGTGGTTCGGTAGCGATTTCTATGGCCTCAAGCCGCACATGATGACCATCGCCAAGGGCCTGACCTCGGGGTACATCCCCATGGGTGGCCTGATCGTGCGCGATGACGTGGTGGCCGTGCTCAACGAAGGCGGCGATTTCAACCATGGCTTCACCTACTCCGGTCACCCGGTGGCGGCGGCGGTGGCGTTGGAAAACATCCGCATCATGCGCGATGAACAGATTGTTAAACGTGTGCATGACGAAACGGCACCCTATTTGCAGAAACGTCTGAGGGAGCTGGCGGATCACCCTCTGGTGGGTGAAGTGCGTGGCGTCGGCATGCTCGGTGCGATTGAACTGGTGCAGGACAAGGCCACGCGCAAGCGTTACGAGGGCAGGGGTGCAGGCATGATCTGCCGCACGTTCTGCTTCGAAAATGGCCTGATCATGCGCGCCGTGGGCGACACCATGATCATTTCGCCGCCACTGGTGATCAGCAAGGCGGAAATCGACGAACTGGTCACCAAGGCTCGCCAGTGCCTGGACCTGACTTTGGCGGCATTGCAGGGCTAAATGCTAGGCTCAGTGCGCAGTGCACCGAGCGGTTATAAATGTAGGGGCTTTGGTTGAAAGCCGGCCCCTGAACTTGCCAGACTGTCGCCCTGTTGTGTTGCCCTTTGGCTGGGCTGCGGAACATACATAGCGTGTGGCCCAAAAAAGAAAAATTGGAGCATTACCAAATGAAGGCATTAGGTTTGAAGAACGCGGGCAAGACCCTCCTCGCCTTGTCCCTGATGGGCGCGATGGCGGGCGCGGCACAGGCGGACGATAAAGTGCTGCACGTCTACAACTGGTCCGATTACATCGCACCGGACACCATCGCCAACTTCGAAAAAGAGTCGGGCATCAAAGTGGTGTACGACGTGTTCGACAGCAACGAAACCCTGGAGGCCAAGTTGCTGGCCGGCAAGTCCGGGTATGACATCGTCGTACCGTCGAACAACTTCCTGGCCAAGCAGATCAAGGCCGGCGTTTATCAGGAGCTGGACAAGTCCAAGCTGTCCAACTACGACAACCTGAACAAGTCCCTGCTCAAGGCCGTGTCGGTCAGTGACCCGGACAACAAGCACGCCTTCCCTTACATGTGGGGCTCGATCGGCATCGGCTACAACCCGGAGAAGGTCAAGGCTGCGCTGGGCGTGGACAAGATCGACTCGTGGGACACGCTGCTCAAGCCTGAAAACATCGCCAAGCTCAAAAGCTGCGGCGTGAGCTTCCTCGATTCGCCAACCGAAATGCTGCCGGTCGCACTGCATTACCTGGGCCTGCCGACGGACACCCAGAAAAAAGACGACCTGAAGAAAGCCGAAGAGCTGTTCCTGAAGATCCGTCCTTCGATCGGCTACTTCCACTCCTCCAAGTACATCTCCGACCTGGCCAACGGCAACATCTGCGTGGCCGTCGGTTACTCGGGTGACATCCAGCAGGCCAAGTCCCGCGCGGCTGAAGCCGGTGGCAAGGTCAAGGTGGCGTACGACATTCCTAAGGAAGGCGCCGGCAGTTTCTATGACATGGTCGCCATCCCTAAAGACGCCGAAAACGTCGACGCGGCCTACAAGTTCATGAACTACCTGCTCAAGCCGGATGTCATGGCGGCTATCACCAACAGCGTGCGTTTCCCCAATGGTAACGAGAAGGCGACCGCACTGGTCGACAAGGACATTACCAGCGACCCGGGCATCTACCCATCGGCGGATGTGCAGGCCAAGCTCTATGCCATTGCCGACCTGCCGGCCGCGACCCAGCGTGAAATGACCCGCAGCTGGACCAAGATCAAGTCGGGCAAGTAAGCCTTAAAACCTGTGGGAGGGGGCTGGTCCCCTCCCGCACATTAATTAAATGACAGAAAGTTTTGCCGGATCGGTTTATCGAGGGTAAGTTGCGCGCCGGTTTTGTTGCCGGGCAACAACTTTGGGCCCAACTATTTAAGAGGACCTCCACTTGCCAATTTCTTTA
The sequence above is drawn from the Pseudomonas quebecensis genome and encodes:
- a CDS encoding aspartate aminotransferase family protein is translated as MSSNNPQTLEWQALSSDHHLAPFSDFKQLKEKGPRIITKAHGVYLWDSEGNKILDGMAGLWCVAIGYGRDELADAAAKQMKELPYYNLFFQTAHPPVLELAKAISDIAPAGMNHVFFTGSGSEGNDTMLRMVRHYWAIKGQPNKKTIISRKNGYHGSTVAGASLGGMTYMHEQGDLPIPGIVHIAQPYWFGEGGDMSPEEFGVWAANQLEEKILEVGVDNVGAFIAEPIQGAGGVIVPPETYWPRIKEILAKYDILFIADEVICGFGRTGEWFGSDFYGLKPHMMTIAKGLTSGYIPMGGLIVRDDVVAVLNEGGDFNHGFTYSGHPVAAAVALENIRIMRDEQIVKRVHDETAPYLQKRLRELADHPLVGEVRGVGMLGAIELVQDKATRKRYEGRGAGMICRTFCFENGLIMRAVGDTMIISPPLVISKAEIDELVTKARQCLDLTLAALQG
- a CDS encoding polyamine ABC transporter substrate-binding protein, with protein sequence MKNAGKTLLALSLMGAMAGAAQADDKVLHVYNWSDYIAPDTIANFEKESGIKVVYDVFDSNETLEAKLLAGKSGYDIVVPSNNFLAKQIKAGVYQELDKSKLSNYDNLNKSLLKAVSVSDPDNKHAFPYMWGSIGIGYNPEKVKAALGVDKIDSWDTLLKPENIAKLKSCGVSFLDSPTEMLPVALHYLGLPTDTQKKDDLKKAEELFLKIRPSIGYFHSSKYISDLANGNICVAVGYSGDIQQAKSRAAEAGGKVKVAYDIPKEGAGSFYDMVAIPKDAENVDAAYKFMNYLLKPDVMAAITNSVRFPNGNEKATALVDKDITSDPGIYPSADVQAKLYAIADLPAATQREMTRSWTKIKSGK